From a region of the Paenibacillus lutimineralis genome:
- a CDS encoding alpha-glucosidase/alpha-galactosidase, translating into MSKITFLGAGSTVFAKNVLGDVMLTEALQGYELALYDINEERLSDSERLLNSMRQTLGSSCTVKAYHDRKAALKGAKFVVNAIQVGGYDPCTITDFEIPKKYGLRQTIADTLGIGGIFRNLRTIPVMLDFAQDMQEVCPDALFLNYTNPMAVLTNVMNTVGGIRTVGLCHSVQVCVPGLLESLGMDHEGVQSKIAGINHMAWLLEVTKDGVDLYPEIKRRAAEKQKEKHHDMVRFELMLRFGYYVTESSEHNAEYHPYFIKRNYPELIERFNIPLDEYPRRCIEQIKGWKEMREKLFASESIEHVRTHEYASYIMEAIETNKPFKIGGNVMNTGLITNLPSEACVEVPCLVDASGITPTYVGALPPQLAALNRTNINTQLLTIEAAVTGRKEHIYHAAMLDPHTSAELSIDDIVSLCDDLIEAHGSWLPEFK; encoded by the coding sequence ATGTCCAAAATAACTTTTCTAGGTGCAGGCAGTACGGTTTTTGCTAAAAATGTGCTAGGCGATGTCATGCTGACGGAAGCTCTGCAAGGCTATGAGTTGGCTTTGTATGACATAAATGAGGAGCGTTTAAGCGATTCTGAGAGATTACTGAATAGTATGAGGCAGACTCTTGGAAGCAGTTGCACAGTCAAGGCGTACCATGATCGGAAGGCAGCTCTTAAAGGCGCCAAATTTGTCGTTAATGCGATCCAAGTTGGTGGTTATGATCCTTGTACGATTACCGATTTTGAGATCCCGAAGAAGTATGGTTTGCGTCAGACGATCGCAGATACCTTAGGAATCGGGGGGATATTCCGCAATTTGCGGACGATTCCGGTGATGCTTGATTTCGCTCAGGATATGCAGGAGGTCTGCCCCGATGCCTTGTTCCTGAACTATACGAATCCGATGGCGGTACTAACGAATGTGATGAATACTGTCGGCGGAATCCGCACTGTAGGGTTGTGTCACAGCGTACAGGTCTGTGTACCAGGATTGCTTGAATCATTAGGCATGGATCATGAAGGGGTTCAATCCAAAATTGCCGGAATTAATCATATGGCCTGGCTGCTCGAAGTCACAAAGGATGGGGTAGATCTGTATCCCGAGATCAAGCGCCGGGCGGCGGAGAAACAGAAGGAGAAACATCATGACATGGTGCGGTTTGAGCTGATGCTGCGTTTCGGCTATTATGTCACGGAATCGTCTGAGCATAATGCCGAGTATCATCCTTACTTCATCAAGCGCAACTATCCTGAGCTGATCGAACGCTTCAATATTCCACTTGACGAGTATCCTCGTCGCTGTATTGAACAGATCAAAGGCTGGAAGGAAATGCGCGAGAAGCTGTTTGCCAGCGAGAGCATTGAGCATGTCCGAACTCATGAGTATGCTTCTTACATTATGGAAGCGATCGAGACGAACAAGCCGTTCAAGATCGGCGGCAATGTGATGAACACCGGGTTAATTACGAACCTTCCGTCCGAAGCTTGCGTGGAAGTACCATGTCTGGTGGATGCGTCTGGGATTACTCCAACTTATGTAGGAGCGCTGCCGCCGCAGTTGGCTGCCTTGAACAGGACAAATATCAACACGCAGCTGTTGACCATTGAAGCAGCCGTAACCGGACGCAAGGAGCATATTTACCATGCCGCCATGCTTGATCCGCATACCTCTGCCGAGTTGTCGATCGATGATATCGTCTCGCTCTGTGACGATCTGATTGAAGCGCATGGCAGTTGGCTGCCGGAATTTAAATAA
- a CDS encoding AraC family transcriptional regulator produces MSRINVTINSAMPPDRLDLNLIFFGKEECLPNHSWGPGVRDTYILHHVHSGCGVFHSGNHSYSLSAGQGFLIEPGTIVHYEADELDPWTYSWVAFNGLSAKSFMRRAQLEASQLIYDTPHNPYFESFYDDLLAVHSERSSDVLSQSILYRLIAELISCSETSCEQSKPSPSRDTYIQQAIGFIESNYSQKITIQDIAAFVGLDRTYLSSLFKTKYGSSLQSFLVEYRMNRATELLANPALSISDISRSVGYTDPFIFSKMFKKVIGQSPKYFRGN; encoded by the coding sequence ATGTCCCGAATCAATGTCACGATTAATTCCGCGATGCCGCCGGACCGGCTGGATCTTAACCTGATCTTCTTCGGCAAAGAGGAGTGCTTGCCTAATCATTCCTGGGGTCCAGGGGTACGTGATACCTATATTCTTCATCATGTTCATAGCGGTTGCGGTGTATTTCATAGCGGCAATCATAGCTATTCCCTATCCGCCGGGCAAGGCTTCCTGATCGAACCAGGAACTATTGTTCATTATGAAGCAGATGAGCTTGATCCATGGACGTATTCATGGGTCGCCTTCAACGGTCTCAGCGCTAAATCATTCATGAGACGTGCTCAGCTTGAAGCGTCCCAGCTCATTTATGATACGCCTCATAACCCTTATTTTGAATCCTTCTACGATGATCTGCTAGCCGTTCATTCCGAGCGAAGCAGTGATGTATTAAGCCAGAGCATACTTTATCGGCTAATTGCCGAGCTCATATCCTGTTCTGAAACCTCTTGCGAACAGTCCAAGCCTTCTCCCTCCAGAGATACTTATATCCAGCAAGCGATAGGTTTTATTGAGAGCAATTACAGTCAGAAGATTACGATTCAGGATATCGCCGCCTTTGTTGGTCTGGACCGGACCTATTTATCCAGTCTGTTCAAGACCAAATACGGCAGCTCCCTGCAGAGCTTCCTCGTGGAATACCGAATGAACCGAGCGACTGAATTGCTGGCTAACCCGGCGTTGTCCATCAGCGACATATCGCGCTCCGTCGGCTACACAGACCCATTCATTTTCTCGAAGATGTTCAAGAAGGTCATCGGACAATCCCCTAAATATTTTCGCGGGAACTAG
- a CDS encoding GIY-YIG nuclease family protein encodes MNTHVAERVRNLPLTPGVYLMKDSRGTIIYVGKAKQLKRRVQSYFHNSKSHSPKIAKLVAHIAELEYRNTDTEFEAFMLECRLIQELKPMYNRKMKNPLAYTYVAIRNKAGLRRMEVTDTPGGDGESMYFGPYTASKHSVQRAIQSIEECYHIACSQPLAGRACLNYSLGLCLGVCLGGEAVQEYERIMDRIVSLLQGSGSALLHEMEQSMQMAAESFEFEAAARWRDHIESVNFLLSKRKVIEFSAQNLSTVVYEYIDDAMIKLFLIRQNHILFSQKYALPADGQQRVLLAAEIRSRILQYFKIDSDSDEALVQISREEIDQAQIIYNYLHGSGSCHLHIQQSWLGEMEQQELDEVLYSFLPPSSRENI; translated from the coding sequence TTGAACACGCATGTAGCAGAACGGGTTAGAAATTTGCCCTTAACGCCGGGGGTATATCTGATGAAGGATTCCCGGGGTACGATCATTTATGTTGGCAAGGCCAAACAGCTGAAGCGGAGGGTTCAGTCGTATTTTCACAATTCAAAGTCTCATTCGCCGAAGATTGCCAAGTTGGTCGCCCATATCGCTGAGCTGGAGTATCGCAATACCGATACAGAATTTGAAGCATTTATGCTGGAGTGCAGACTGATTCAAGAGCTGAAGCCGATGTACAACAGGAAGATGAAGAATCCGCTCGCTTATACCTATGTAGCGATTCGGAATAAGGCCGGCCTGCGGCGCATGGAAGTGACTGACACCCCAGGTGGCGACGGCGAGAGTATGTATTTCGGCCCTTATACAGCCAGTAAACATTCGGTTCAGCGAGCCATTCAGAGTATTGAGGAGTGTTATCACATTGCTTGCAGTCAGCCGTTAGCTGGGAGGGCATGCTTAAATTATTCTCTTGGGCTATGTCTTGGAGTCTGTCTCGGCGGGGAGGCAGTGCAGGAGTATGAGCGGATCATGGATCGTATCGTGAGTTTGCTTCAAGGCTCCGGTTCAGCTCTTCTTCATGAGATGGAACAGAGCATGCAAATGGCCGCAGAGAGCTTTGAATTTGAAGCGGCTGCGAGATGGAGAGATCATATAGAATCCGTGAACTTTCTGTTAAGTAAGAGAAAAGTAATTGAATTCTCAGCGCAGAATCTTAGCACCGTCGTCTATGAGTATATTGACGATGCTATGATCAAGCTTTTCCTGATTAGACAGAACCACATTTTATTTAGTCAAAAATATGCTCTCCCTGCAGATGGACAACAGAGAGTGTTATTAGCGGCGGAGATCCGATCGAGAATCCTGCAATATTTTAAGATAGATTCAGACTCTGATGAGGCCCTGGTTCAAATAAGTCGAGAAGAGATTGATCAGGCTCAGATCATATATAACTACTTACACGGAAGCGGAAGCTGTCATCTCCATATTCAGCAATCCTGGCTGGGGGAGATGGAGCAACAAGAGTTGGATGAAGTGTTGTACAGCTTCCTGCCGCCTAGTTCCCGCGAAAATATTTAG
- a CDS encoding M23 family metallopeptidase, translated as MRKISRKIGNTNMLLAFIIFLLWMIVLGAPGLPSVYAWFLLKLVMPFLGSAGMLISLVIIAINLSKGRRLAGRIITFGLCTIMALHLLLTLNIILMPYPAQVDRTKPAVTATWPLAGPTVVGWGGDSTHTNLPHVIWPSERWAYDLLMEPYSTGSTHFEDYGIWNQEVLAPVSGTVIAAYDAEPDIEPGSEDILSMEGNHVYLKMDETGTYLLLNHLRQNSVTVQVGDQVKPGDVLGRVGNSGSSSEPHLHIHHQRQNPLSTPHPILAEGLPLYFTGIDAEPMPEKGDIVLPLQ; from the coding sequence ATGAGAAAAATTAGCCGCAAAATCGGGAATACCAACATGTTGCTGGCCTTCATCATTTTTTTGCTGTGGATGATTGTTCTAGGGGCGCCCGGCTTGCCGTCGGTTTACGCCTGGTTTCTGTTAAAGCTTGTTATGCCGTTCCTCGGCTCCGCAGGCATGCTGATCAGTCTTGTCATTATTGCAATCAATCTATCTAAGGGAAGACGGCTTGCAGGTCGAATAATCACTTTTGGGCTATGTACGATTATGGCGCTGCATCTGCTCCTCACGTTGAATATCATTCTAATGCCGTACCCTGCGCAAGTCGACAGGACCAAACCTGCCGTTACCGCTACATGGCCTCTTGCCGGGCCAACGGTTGTCGGCTGGGGTGGCGATTCCACCCATACCAATCTTCCCCACGTCATATGGCCGTCGGAGCGCTGGGCATATGATCTACTGATGGAGCCATATAGTACAGGCAGTACTCATTTTGAAGATTACGGGATTTGGAACCAAGAAGTACTTGCCCCCGTATCCGGTACAGTCATCGCTGCATATGACGCTGAGCCTGATATTGAGCCTGGATCAGAAGATATACTATCAATGGAAGGTAATCATGTATATTTGAAAATGGATGAGACCGGAACTTATCTGTTGCTAAACCATCTTCGGCAAAATAGTGTCACAGTGCAGGTTGGGGACCAGGTTAAGCCAGGTGATGTCCTGGGTCGGGTTGGCAATAGCGGTTCAAGTTCTGAGCCTCATCTGCATATTCATCATCAGCGGCAAAATCCGTTGTCCACTCCTCATCCGATATTGGCAGAGGGGCTCCCGTTGTATTTCACAGGAATCGATGCAGAGCCTATGCCTGAAAAAGGAGATATCGTCCTTCCGCTTCAGTAG
- a CDS encoding thioredoxin family protein yields the protein MKKLGELDSYAKVEAFIKEHELSFLYVSRPDCSVCHAILPKLQTLLDHFPQMELGQVNALEVEEIAGHLSIFTAPTLLLFVEGKEYLREDRFVRFADLEEKLKRIYELYTSH from the coding sequence ATGAAGAAACTAGGAGAATTAGATTCATATGCGAAGGTAGAAGCCTTCATCAAAGAGCATGAGCTATCCTTCCTATATGTATCAAGACCAGACTGTAGTGTATGTCATGCGATACTACCTAAGCTGCAAACTTTGTTGGACCATTTTCCGCAAATGGAGTTAGGGCAAGTGAATGCGTTAGAAGTGGAAGAGATCGCCGGACATTTATCGATCTTCACAGCACCTACACTACTCTTGTTCGTCGAGGGCAAGGAATATTTGAGAGAGGATCGTTTCGTCCGCTTTGCGGATTTAGAGGAGAAGCTAAAAAGAATATATGAACTGTATACTTCGCATTAA
- a CDS encoding DJ-1/PfpI family protein translates to MKVVLRITIYLIVFVVVVGGAGAIGFINTMNNGMSIYNKAVPALTNVQVPKYDAGKPTVAVLLANEVTEVFDFLVPYEMFAMTEAYNVYGVAPDREIKSLTGGLDVVPHYSFDEMDAMLGKSPDIIVIPFMPILDDNKYVPVREWIRKHADVNTTLLSICNGAENLADTGLLNSKSAATHWGDINRLIKKYPDIQWVKDQRYVPQGNIVSSAGLTSGIDATLYVISQQLGDAVARKVAENMNYPSYNYVTNPKMKPFNAGLSDITYVLNNVYQWNKVKAGVLLYNGADELDLSAAFDTYAASGTTTTLTVSSKNEAIVTKHGLNLVARYQTKDVPKLEKMIVVGADAESEAAEDIKQWNNSGNSAKMMFLHRDMSGRFAMDPAFEDLAKQEDIQTAKFAAKRLEYRATDHLKLEGHPFSFEAFGIPILLGILSLLVARFIDRRLIGRKKG, encoded by the coding sequence GTGAAAGTTGTATTACGCATCACGATTTATCTCATCGTTTTTGTCGTTGTCGTGGGAGGGGCAGGAGCGATCGGATTCATCAACACAATGAATAACGGAATGTCGATTTACAATAAAGCCGTCCCCGCATTAACGAATGTGCAGGTACCGAAATATGATGCCGGCAAACCGACAGTGGCTGTGCTACTGGCGAACGAAGTGACGGAAGTGTTCGACTTTCTCGTCCCATACGAGATGTTTGCGATGACAGAGGCTTACAATGTATATGGCGTTGCCCCTGACCGCGAAATTAAATCCCTAACCGGGGGACTCGATGTTGTCCCACATTATTCATTTGATGAAATGGACGCGATGCTAGGCAAAAGTCCGGACATTATCGTCATTCCGTTTATGCCGATTTTGGATGATAATAAATATGTACCTGTCCGAGAATGGATTCGAAAGCACGCGGACGTTAATACGACATTGCTCTCTATTTGCAACGGAGCAGAAAATCTGGCGGATACTGGCTTGCTGAACAGCAAATCAGCCGCGACGCACTGGGGAGACATTAACCGGCTTATCAAAAAATATCCAGACATTCAGTGGGTGAAAGATCAGCGCTACGTTCCGCAAGGTAATATCGTCTCTTCTGCCGGTCTGACATCAGGGATCGACGCAACGCTATATGTCATCTCTCAGCAGTTGGGTGATGCGGTTGCGAGAAAAGTAGCGGAAAATATGAATTATCCTTCTTACAATTACGTGACAAATCCGAAAATGAAGCCATTCAATGCCGGGTTGAGTGATATAACGTACGTACTGAATAATGTTTATCAATGGAACAAAGTCAAAGCGGGCGTGCTTCTCTATAACGGCGCAGATGAGCTGGATTTGTCAGCCGCATTTGACACGTATGCCGCTTCGGGTACGACAACCACACTAACGGTTTCCAGCAAGAATGAAGCCATCGTAACGAAACACGGCCTGAACCTGGTCGCGCGTTATCAAACAAAAGACGTGCCGAAGCTCGAGAAAATGATTGTCGTAGGTGCCGATGCCGAGTCTGAAGCTGCCGAGGATATCAAGCAGTGGAATAACAGCGGCAATAGTGCGAAGATGATGTTCTTGCATCGTGATATGTCGGGCCGGTTTGCAATGGACCCTGCATTCGAGGATTTGGCAAAACAGGAGGATATCCAGACAGCGAAATTTGCCGCTAAGCGGCTTGAATATCGTGCCACCGACCACCTGAAGCTGGAGGGCCACCCTTTCTCCTTTGAAGCGTTTGGCATACCGATTTTGCTCGGTATCCTGTCTTTGCTTGTCGCTCGGTTCATCGATAGGCGTCTTATCGGCAGGAAAAAAGGATAG
- a CDS encoding X2-like carbohydrate binding domain-containing protein has product MYLFRRFKKIVSLVLIFSLIGANLALANVQAGNSEEGLLTLDASLDKPEGIGEEEGGRIVLNENEEDYSIHPKSAVYSHGSAQGLIVNVLPNLEDLTEAKLNGESIGSGNYTVNTSENTVLISNHYLDSLSPGSYLLELSFGNAERELKLTIGHELNAVTGLAWSGAKAVWEETPDAVSYVVELFKNTTSLGLEASLTNQYDWDSMISQHGPGDYTFKVKGVTADNRHTPDSALSDSKGFGLFNAQQLSANDLSLSFDSSVLSKGSSDRLFVDGGFDYVIDDVAFSLNDVDKAKVDVDRDGNIHVKSSYHPGESEDDQVTVYATVSYYEGIDILFMDNFEGDKKFTAGVPGSYSHTTVMPHYGRNAATAVSGTTGPARALVNSRAGSPVHGTVTAWFYDHGDMDQLIKLAFSVQNVANNNSTSNYYALGVVQDLSDKNRQGYYIWRAGSAWNPTDGSTSNKIERSGGWHKFEWIVNSDGMTAKIDGQIAYKTTAVKDIGALVLMTNWNANAGNIENRYFFDDVSVISQSATLKTATISTQIKLAGKQYKVTPAAVEFDLENKENITLRVTPDLVDLTGVLYDGQRLIEDVDYSLMDTTSMMLLKNGFLSSLPVGQAAVQLEFEGGQTLDVMVDIVNHEPRVYYVSNQTGNDANDGLTPETAWKSLDKINQKRFNPGDQIFLDAESIWNGQLKLRGSGTEDKVIKLGKYNDGGQKYKRPVINGGGTLSKDLYYIFDTNPVESRLASGAVELVNEEYWEIDGLEVTNLGSQWEIGRNGIMIMNNYAETLRERTPENFMASKKSHVYVTNSYVHDVNALHQSYGGAKVAGGIIFYGYIDDILAEGNTAIRCDNEGIRNTGFHPDGWTKSGYPAIMKVRYFNNYMANGSGDAMVLSNALEGEARYNYITGFGKTYLTDAKPNGEGPNITDGVGKYISVANYAALWFMGVKDSVMEFNEVVDNPYNCADGEAFDIDSFNDGAVYQYNYSRNNYGGFMLFMPGSKNSIVRYNISIDDGSPQEGSAAYSHLFYYAVGGSSNGADYPIIHNNIFKLGTNTTRIFGTASTGRIWSHFYNNILYGKDTVNVFDIGSKSVMTNGSFDYNIIYPQTLIDRSKFASGVYGSHNIYADPTTILENIGQSLDIDIIPKDAIPTNGTIVKNGDKNTVLFNSRNTGIGRAIARSEFDVSKLAGFKLKSADQNIAVGAGFRADQTLEGRRDLSKIFPLTRDFFGNAIRPDDVLDIGVHQIGNEGLKAVEFKTGQGGSYIQHQAVPVGGLASKPSIDPTRKGYKFGGWYTDESYTTAWNFETCTVSDNTVLYAKWISSTD; this is encoded by the coding sequence ATGTATCTTTTTAGACGGTTCAAAAAGATTGTATCACTTGTTCTAATCTTCTCACTTATAGGAGCAAATTTGGCCCTAGCTAATGTTCAAGCTGGTAATTCGGAGGAGGGACTGCTTACTCTGGATGCTAGCTTGGACAAGCCAGAAGGTATCGGGGAAGAGGAAGGCGGACGGATCGTTCTTAATGAGAACGAGGAGGACTATTCCATTCATCCTAAAAGCGCTGTCTATAGTCATGGATCAGCACAGGGTCTGATAGTGAATGTGTTGCCGAATCTAGAGGATTTAACGGAAGCAAAGTTGAACGGCGAGTCTATCGGCAGCGGAAACTATACCGTTAATACGTCCGAAAATACTGTTCTTATTTCAAATCACTATTTGGATAGTTTGTCGCCGGGGAGCTATTTGCTTGAATTGAGCTTTGGGAATGCTGAACGTGAATTGAAGCTAACGATAGGCCACGAACTGAATGCGGTGACAGGCCTTGCATGGTCCGGAGCCAAGGCAGTTTGGGAGGAGACGCCCGATGCTGTCAGCTATGTAGTTGAATTGTTTAAGAATACAACTTCATTAGGGCTGGAAGCCTCTTTGACTAACCAATATGATTGGGACAGCATGATCAGCCAACATGGCCCGGGTGATTACACATTCAAGGTTAAGGGCGTAACGGCTGATAATCGGCATACCCCGGATTCCGCATTAAGCGATTCCAAAGGCTTTGGTCTATTTAATGCGCAACAACTCTCTGCTAATGATCTTTCGTTGAGCTTTGATTCATCCGTGTTGAGCAAGGGGTCCAGCGACAGGCTGTTCGTTGATGGCGGATTTGATTACGTCATTGATGATGTCGCCTTTAGTCTAAACGATGTAGATAAGGCTAAGGTTGATGTGGACCGGGACGGGAATATTCATGTCAAGTCGTCCTATCATCCGGGTGAGTCAGAAGATGACCAGGTTACTGTATACGCGACGGTCTCTTATTATGAGGGCATCGACATCCTTTTCATGGATAATTTTGAGGGCGACAAGAAGTTTACTGCAGGGGTTCCAGGTTCCTATAGTCATACTACTGTGATGCCGCACTATGGGCGTAACGCCGCTACCGCTGTATCAGGTACTACAGGGCCTGCTCGAGCGCTGGTGAATTCAAGAGCGGGCAGTCCAGTTCATGGAACGGTTACGGCTTGGTTCTATGATCATGGCGATATGGATCAACTGATTAAACTGGCGTTCAGCGTCCAGAATGTAGCTAATAACAACAGTACCAGCAATTATTATGCCCTAGGTGTTGTACAGGATCTAAGCGATAAAAACAGACAAGGTTATTATATTTGGCGTGCAGGCAGCGCATGGAATCCTACAGACGGTTCGACCAGCAATAAAATTGAACGTTCCGGGGGATGGCATAAATTCGAGTGGATCGTCAACAGTGACGGTATGACCGCTAAAATTGACGGGCAAATAGCGTATAAAACTACTGCGGTCAAGGACATCGGCGCCCTTGTGCTGATGACCAACTGGAACGCTAACGCTGGAAATATCGAAAATCGTTACTTTTTTGACGATGTCTCTGTCATTTCGCAGTCGGCGACTCTGAAAACCGCTACGATCTCCACTCAGATCAAGTTGGCGGGTAAACAATATAAAGTAACGCCCGCTGCTGTTGAATTTGACCTGGAGAACAAGGAAAATATCACCCTGCGCGTGACGCCGGACCTGGTCGACCTGACAGGGGTACTGTACGATGGCCAGAGACTTATCGAAGATGTCGATTATAGTCTGATGGACACCACAAGCATGATGCTGTTGAAGAACGGCTTCTTAAGCTCGCTACCTGTGGGTCAGGCAGCAGTCCAGCTAGAATTTGAAGGCGGGCAGACCCTGGACGTTATGGTCGACATTGTGAATCATGAACCGAGAGTGTATTATGTTTCAAACCAAACCGGGAATGATGCCAATGATGGACTGACGCCAGAGACTGCTTGGAAGTCTTTGGACAAAATAAATCAGAAAAGATTCAATCCTGGGGATCAAATTTTCCTGGATGCCGAATCAATTTGGAACGGTCAATTGAAGCTGCGAGGCTCCGGCACGGAGGATAAGGTGATTAAGCTTGGCAAATATAACGACGGAGGTCAAAAGTACAAGAGACCGGTCATTAATGGCGGCGGTACCCTAAGCAAGGATCTGTACTATATTTTTGACACTAATCCGGTAGAAAGTCGTTTAGCCTCCGGCGCTGTCGAGCTCGTGAACGAGGAATATTGGGAAATCGACGGGCTTGAAGTGACAAACCTTGGCTCCCAATGGGAAATAGGACGTAACGGCATTATGATTATGAATAATTACGCTGAGACGCTTAGGGAGCGTACTCCCGAGAACTTTATGGCCAGCAAAAAAAGCCATGTATACGTGACCAATTCCTATGTACACGATGTCAATGCCCTTCACCAGTCCTATGGCGGTGCTAAGGTGGCTGGCGGCATTATATTTTACGGCTATATCGACGATATTCTGGCCGAGGGCAATACCGCAATCCGCTGCGACAACGAAGGAATTCGCAATACAGGTTTCCACCCGGACGGTTGGACCAAGAGTGGATATCCCGCCATTATGAAAGTGCGTTACTTCAACAATTACATGGCTAACGGCTCTGGTGATGCGATGGTTCTTTCCAACGCTCTTGAGGGCGAAGCTCGATACAACTACATTACGGGTTTTGGAAAAACGTATTTAACTGACGCGAAGCCGAACGGGGAAGGTCCAAACATCACCGATGGGGTTGGCAAATATATCAGTGTGGCCAATTATGCTGCGCTCTGGTTCATGGGCGTCAAGGACTCCGTGATGGAATTTAACGAAGTGGTGGATAACCCGTACAATTGCGCCGATGGTGAAGCATTTGACATTGACAGTTTCAATGACGGGGCAGTTTATCAATATAACTATAGCCGAAACAATTATGGCGGCTTCATGTTGTTCATGCCAGGGTCGAAGAACAGCATTGTGCGTTACAACATTAGTATTGATGATGGCAGTCCTCAAGAAGGATCTGCGGCATACTCGCATTTGTTTTATTATGCGGTTGGTGGCAGCTCAAATGGCGCCGATTATCCGATTATTCACAACAATATTTTCAAGCTTGGTACAAACACGACGCGAATATTCGGTACAGCCAGCACAGGTCGGATCTGGAGCCATTTTTATAACAATATTTTGTACGGCAAGGATACGGTTAATGTTTTCGACATAGGTTCAAAGAGTGTCATGACAAATGGCAGCTTCGATTATAATATCATTTATCCGCAAACTCTGATCGATCGAAGCAAATTTGCTTCAGGCGTTTATGGATCGCATAATATTTATGCGGACCCAACAACTATACTGGAAAATATTGGGCAGTCTCTGGATATAGACATCATTCCTAAAGACGCTATTCCAACCAACGGTACTATTGTTAAGAACGGGGATAAGAATACAGTTCTGTTCAACTCGAGAAATACTGGGATCGGCAGAGCGATTGCCCGCTCCGAATTTGATGTGTCTAAGCTAGCAGGCTTCAAGCTCAAGTCAGCAGACCAAAATATTGCGGTAGGCGCTGGATTTCGAGCAGATCAAACGCTTGAAGGACGGCGGGATCTAAGCAAAATTTTCCCTTTGACACGCGACTTTTTTGGAAATGCCATTCGGCCTGATGATGTGCTTGATATCGGCGTGCATCAAATTGGGAATGAAGGCCTGAAGGCTGTTGAGTTTAAAACGGGACAGGGAGGAAGCTATATTCAGCATCAGGCTGTACCTGTAGGCGGTCTTGCATCTAAACCATCAATCGACCCGACGAGGAAGGGATATAAATTCGGCGGTTGGTATACAGACGAGAGCTATACGACAGCGTGGAACTTTGAAACCTGCACCGTCTCCGATAATACGGTTCTTTACGCAAAATGGATTTCGTCTACGGATTAA